From Hymenobacter sediminicola:
AAAGCCTAAGCTTTGTCAATCGTTAGCGTAAAAGAAGGCCCCGGCGCAAGTCGGGGCCTTCTTTGTGCGTATGCAGCGCGCCAATGGGCCAAACCATATACAGTGGGTGCAGAAATTTTTCCGCACTATCCCAGTAACTTACCGGCCATAGCATGAAAAGCTGGCCGGTGGCATTGGCAGAACTCAGATTAAGCCGTATGTTTGCATCCCCAAACCACTGGTGACGTGACCGAGTGGCTAGGTAGAGGTCTGCAAAACCTCCTACAGCGGTTCGAATCCGCTCGTCACCTCTTCGTTTCAAGGCCCGCTGCAAGACAAGTGCTTGTAGCGGGTCTTTTGATTTACGGCTGTTTTTTCGGGCATTCACTGGCGGAGTAGGAGGGAAGTGAAGCGCTTTTACACTGCTCCTTTAGATACTCCGCCCGGATTCTGCGTACATGACTTTCCTGGCTGAGTAATCAGGGCCCCCGATAGGAGGTGTTTTGCGGAAATAATTCAGGACTAGCGGCTAATGAAATTTACGCTGTATGGGTATCTGGTGGCGCTGACCATGGCGGTTACTCCACTAACGTATTGCCAGGCACAGGACACCCCGACGCCGACAGACACTCTGCGAAAGTTTGAGAATCCAGCGGGTGTTTCGGCGCCCGTGAAGCAGCCGTGGTACAAAAGCAAAGTGGTGAAAGCTACCATAGTGCCGGCAGTGCTTATTGGCTACGGGGCATACACTTTCAACGGGGGCGGATTCTATACCAACCAGCAAGCCAACCGCGACATTCATAAGCTGTTCCCAACCTACCGGACCCGGCTGGATGACATCTTAATTATCGCGCCCTACCTAGAGCTGGGCGCGGTGGCGCTGGCCGGAGTAGAGACGCGTAACGACCGAATCAACGTGGGCTTGGTTGTGCTGAAGAGCGAGATATTCATGCTCACCACTGTGTTTGCGATAAAGAATCTCACACGGGAAACCCGCCCCGACGGCTCCGATAACCTTTCGTTCCCATCGGGCCATACGGCTCAGGCGTTTCTGGCAGCCAGTATAGTACACAATGAGTTCCGCGACAAAAGCCAGTGGTATGGAGTGGGAGCATACACTATTGCGACCAGCGTAGCAGCCCTACGCATGATTAATAACAAGCACTGGCAAAGCGACGTGGTAGCAGGAGCCGGGATGGGCATTCTGTCGGCGCACGTCGGCTACCTTACGCACCGCAACCGGTGGGGCCGCAAGCCGCGTCTGCCGGAGGGCATGAGTTTTAACCCTACGTGGGTGCCGGGCCCCGGCGGCGGAATGGCAATGGGCATGGTCTGGCAGCTACGCTAGTCCACGCCTACAGGGCCTCTTACACTGTTCCTCCTTTCCAGCGACGCTATGTGGTGGCTGTACGCATTACTTTCTGCCTTCTTCGCCGCCCTGACGGCCATATTGGCTAAAGTCGGCGTTAAGGGAGTCGATTCAAATCTGGCCACGGCTGTCCGTACCGTTGTGATTCTGATACTCGCTTGGAGCATCGTTTGTTTCCGAGGTGGTTTGTCAGAGGTGCACACACTCACGCGGAACAACCTGCTTTTCCTGGGCCTTTCAGGACTGGCTACGGGGCTTTCGTGGGTCTTCTACTTCCGGGCGCTGCAACTCGGGCGGGTTTCGCAGGTGGCCCCGGTTGATAAGCTGAGCGTGGCGCTGGCCATTGTACTGTCGGTAGTATTTCTGGGAGAGAAACTCACGTGGCAGACCGCGCTGGGAGCTGGGCTCATCATAGCAGGGTCGCTGGTACTGATTAGGACGTAATGCGCACAGCGTACTTCGGTAATGTCTCACTTTTGCTAAGTGCTCCTAGGGGCCATGCTGGCAGGGTAACTAGGGTATCGGGCGACTACCTCCACGGCTGCACAGACCGGGCATTGACCAGAAAGCTTGCTGCGTAAGCGCGCTGCCGCATTTTTTTATCTGACCGCCCATCATCGACAGCAGAATATAAATGGTTGAGCGTGTGAGCGAAGAGCAGAACTGGGGCGTCAAAACGCAAAATGACAGGCGTGCTGGCTTTACAGGCTCAAATCCCTACAT
This genomic window contains:
- a CDS encoding phosphatase PAP2 family protein, with protein sequence MKFTLYGYLVALTMAVTPLTYCQAQDTPTPTDTLRKFENPAGVSAPVKQPWYKSKVVKATIVPAVLIGYGAYTFNGGGFYTNQQANRDIHKLFPTYRTRLDDILIIAPYLELGAVALAGVETRNDRINVGLVVLKSEIFMLTTVFAIKNLTRETRPDGSDNLSFPSGHTAQAFLAASIVHNEFRDKSQWYGVGAYTIATSVAALRMINNKHWQSDVVAGAGMGILSAHVGYLTHRNRWGRKPRLPEGMSFNPTWVPGPGGGMAMGMVWQLR
- a CDS encoding EamA family transporter, translating into MWWLYALLSAFFAALTAILAKVGVKGVDSNLATAVRTVVILILAWSIVCFRGGLSEVHTLTRNNLLFLGLSGLATGLSWVFYFRALQLGRVSQVAPVDKLSVALAIVLSVVFLGEKLTWQTALGAGLIIAGSLVLIRT